Proteins from a single region of Murdochiella vaginalis:
- a CDS encoding U32 family peptidase — MSRPEILAPAGNQEMVRAAFAAGCDAIYVGAKRFGARAYSENFEVDELIALIAEAHRRGVRVFLTANTLIMEQEMDDVLALLHPLADAGLDAAILQDLGLMSRLKREIPNLERHASTQMSVTSLDGALALQGLGYTRVVLGRETSIEEVERIVQQTDLEVEVFAHGSLCMSVSGQCYLSAFSGGRSGNRGACAQPCRKTYTLQRPNGQILGAENTYLSPRDLMTLDRVAEFSRIGVHSLKIEGRMKKPEYVFAAVSAYRNALLKQPYDAKGLQRMTNRPFTEGLMFHAFGTDMAFDRKQSGGECIGTIDVQDDGQRYVFTKESLVAGDMLMLQGKRGTFPYTVSEDYPAGSKLLFPMRDIPRNSSVLLVYTETVRKKLQEALAEEREKDERMPLTLSVSIAPEKPLHVIARSGREEIVWEGAVVSPARSHALDRETVERAFRKVGNTAFKLEKLMVSLEDGAFVPVSQLNAARRDALNTLSHALSRSTLRERPTTANGTPASDFYSKENSQRMEEQTSVLGAYPSQEKTRATKIPRILLETDRDPDAFSGVLENVDRVLLSDLTHARVWRDVGISVDWAFPLLQESDAALCCWEEARALSHPFDGITVRTLNELGHVLRAMKNLPHPISIALGFGFNLRNSDAFSEVSRWAREIPIVRTAISVECTKEEAFSFPSSALEAEMLYFGPAPGMLLRQCPCALLKGCHDEQHCKTCTFRQDVLLVDSYGKRPMVRRKGYTELLSPTRIDLRKDTTLLSRIKPSWLRVVDVGQETYEVLKTVRRSHAGERIKNAGIR, encoded by the coding sequence ATGAGCCGACCGGAAATTCTTGCCCCTGCGGGCAATCAGGAGATGGTTCGTGCCGCTTTTGCTGCCGGGTGCGATGCCATTTACGTGGGTGCAAAGCGCTTCGGTGCACGCGCCTATTCGGAAAATTTTGAAGTGGACGAACTGATTGCGCTCATCGCAGAAGCGCATCGCCGTGGTGTTCGCGTGTTTCTCACAGCCAATACGCTCATCATGGAACAAGAAATGGATGACGTACTTGCTTTATTGCATCCGCTTGCTGATGCCGGGCTGGATGCTGCCATTTTGCAGGATCTCGGTTTAATGTCCCGACTGAAACGGGAGATTCCGAATCTGGAACGCCACGCCTCGACGCAGATGTCCGTGACGTCATTGGATGGCGCATTGGCATTGCAAGGCCTTGGCTATACCCGTGTAGTTCTCGGTCGGGAGACAAGTATAGAGGAAGTGGAACGCATCGTGCAGCAAACCGATTTGGAAGTGGAAGTGTTTGCACATGGATCGCTTTGCATGTCGGTTTCGGGACAATGCTATTTGAGCGCCTTTTCCGGCGGGCGAAGTGGAAATCGCGGTGCTTGTGCGCAGCCCTGCCGAAAGACGTACACGTTGCAACGTCCGAATGGTCAAATCCTCGGTGCCGAAAACACCTATCTCAGTCCGCGCGATCTGATGACGCTTGACCGTGTAGCGGAATTTTCACGCATCGGCGTGCATTCGTTAAAAATCGAAGGACGCATGAAAAAGCCGGAGTATGTCTTTGCTGCGGTATCGGCCTATCGAAATGCTCTTCTAAAGCAACCCTATGATGCAAAAGGACTGCAACGGATGACGAACCGTCCGTTTACGGAGGGCCTGATGTTTCATGCCTTCGGAACGGACATGGCGTTTGATCGGAAACAATCCGGAGGCGAATGCATCGGAACCATTGATGTACAGGACGACGGTCAGCGCTATGTGTTTACGAAAGAATCTTTAGTAGCGGGGGATATGCTCATGCTGCAGGGGAAACGCGGCACGTTTCCCTATACGGTTTCCGAGGATTACCCGGCGGGAAGCAAGCTGCTGTTTCCGATGCGCGATATTCCCCGGAACTCGTCCGTTCTTCTGGTGTATACCGAAACGGTGCGAAAAAAATTGCAGGAAGCGTTAGCGGAGGAGAGGGAAAAGGATGAGCGAATGCCGCTTACGCTTTCGGTTTCGATTGCGCCGGAAAAGCCTCTTCACGTGATCGCCCGAAGCGGACGGGAAGAGATCGTATGGGAGGGGGCGGTGGTTTCGCCTGCACGTTCGCACGCTCTGGACCGCGAAACGGTGGAACGTGCCTTTCGCAAGGTGGGAAATACGGCGTTTAAGTTGGAGAAGCTCATGGTCTCGTTGGAAGACGGAGCCTTTGTACCGGTCAGCCAATTAAATGCGGCACGACGCGATGCATTGAATACCTTGTCCCATGCGTTGAGTCGTTCGACTTTACGCGAGAGGCCGACGACTGCAAATGGGACGCCTGCAAGCGACTTCTACTCGAAAGAAAACTCGCAACGCATGGAAGAGCAAACATCCGTCCTCGGTGCGTATCCTTCCCAAGAGAAAACCCGAGCGACTAAAATACCGCGCATTCTTTTGGAAACGGATCGCGATCCGGACGCTTTCTCCGGCGTGTTGGAGAACGTGGATCGCGTGTTGCTTTCGGATCTGACCCATGCCCGGGTTTGGCGAGATGTGGGAATTTCGGTCGATTGGGCATTTCCGCTTTTACAGGAGAGCGACGCGGCGCTTTGCTGCTGGGAAGAGGCCCGTGCTCTATCGCATCCTTTTGATGGTATTACCGTGCGCACCCTTAACGAATTGGGACATGTTTTGCGGGCCATGAAGAATTTGCCACATCCCATATCGATCGCCCTGGGGTTCGGTTTCAATTTACGCAATAGCGACGCGTTTTCAGAAGTCTCCCGGTGGGCAAGAGAGATTCCCATCGTTCGCACGGCGATCTCTGTCGAATGCACAAAAGAGGAAGCCTTTTCTTTTCCTTCCTCTGCATTGGAGGCGGAAATGCTCTATTTCGGCCCGGCCCCCGGCATGCTTTTGCGACAATGTCCCTGTGCTTTGCTGAAGGGATGTCATGATGAGCAGCATTGCAAAACCTGTACATTTCGGCAGGATGTGCTTCTTGTCGATTCGTATGGCAAACGGCCGATGGTGCGGAGAAAAGGGTATACAGAACTGCTTTCCCCGACACGAATCGATTTACGCAAGGATACGACGCTGCTTTCCCGGATCAAGCCTTCCTGGCTCCGCGTAGTGGATGTCGGGCAAGAGACCTACGAGGTACTAAAAACGGTAAGGAGAAGTCATGCAGGAGAGCGTATTAAAAACGCTGGAATACGATAA
- a CDS encoding endonuclease MutS2, translating into MQESVLKTLEYDKILTLVAQHAQSAVGRDRVLALRPSTERETVLRTQEETADAVRLLLAFGNPPLFGIYPIRASLKRAALGGVLSMRDLLHIADALRVSRELQRYVSEAEEGVIVRTIQSLFLQDGLERAISDAIVTEDTMADTASRTLYTIRQKLRTKNDQIKIRLNEILAHAAQAGYLNENLITMRDGRYVLPVKAANRNQVKGVVHDSSGSGQTAFVEPLAIVELNNEIRSLEGEEEEEIQRILADLSQEVAEFQEELGANEEILIHMDFTFAKAQYALATGCSQPTFSTDRSLSLQQARHPLLGKNVVPIDIRLGKDYTTLIITGPNTGGKTVTLKTLGLLQAMAQSGLQIPARAPSVVGIFSSIYADIGDKQSIEQSLSTFSASMTNIVHILASADRDALLLFDELGSGTDPTEGAAMAMAILKQLRDQDIRTVATTHYAELKLFAIQEEGVQNASVEFDVETLSPTYRLVIGLPGRSNAFEISRRLGLSENILREAESYLDHGTIRFENVLADIEKSRQASEEERLQIRREREAYQQKLLHMKQELEQAQQTYERQMQNAEQKAHDIINEARETAQNMLRDAKDALKGERPALDRAYNKVQESAKAFEKKHQKVKADAYRPGPQNLQMGESVKILSLNQTGILVEGPDRNGDVKVQMGILTVSSNVRDLARVSEPDRIVAPKAPSSFVSVNTAKDSLPYLDLRGERFDDAMHAVDKYLDDCVLAGYNKVRIIHGKGTGALRKGIQERLKRDRRVVSFAFADVREGGTGATDVVLK; encoded by the coding sequence ATGCAGGAGAGCGTATTAAAAACGCTGGAATACGATAAGATACTGACGCTTGTTGCGCAACATGCGCAATCCGCTGTTGGACGCGATCGCGTACTGGCTTTGCGTCCTTCGACAGAGCGCGAGACGGTATTGCGCACGCAGGAAGAAACGGCGGATGCCGTGCGGCTCTTGTTGGCCTTTGGCAATCCTCCGCTTTTCGGCATCTATCCGATTCGTGCTTCGCTCAAACGTGCCGCGCTGGGTGGCGTACTGTCTATGCGGGATTTGCTGCACATTGCCGATGCGCTTCGTGTTTCAAGGGAATTGCAACGCTATGTTTCGGAAGCGGAAGAAGGCGTCATCGTGCGCACCATTCAGAGCCTTTTCTTGCAGGATGGTCTCGAACGGGCGATTTCGGATGCCATCGTAACAGAGGACACGATGGCCGATACCGCTTCGCGTACGCTGTATACCATCCGGCAAAAATTGCGGACAAAAAATGACCAAATTAAGATACGTCTCAATGAGATTTTGGCGCACGCCGCACAGGCGGGATATCTCAATGAAAATTTAATTACGATGCGCGACGGACGGTATGTTTTGCCCGTAAAGGCGGCCAATCGCAATCAGGTGAAGGGCGTTGTCCACGATTCCTCCGGCAGCGGACAGACCGCATTTGTGGAACCGTTGGCCATCGTCGAGCTGAACAATGAAATTCGCTCGCTGGAAGGCGAGGAAGAGGAGGAAATTCAGCGCATCTTAGCGGATCTTTCGCAGGAGGTGGCCGAATTTCAAGAGGAATTGGGTGCAAACGAAGAGATCCTGATTCACATGGATTTCACCTTCGCCAAGGCGCAGTATGCACTGGCGACCGGCTGCTCCCAACCGACCTTTTCCACCGATCGCTCTCTTTCTCTGCAGCAGGCGCGACATCCCTTGCTTGGGAAAAATGTCGTGCCCATCGATATTCGCCTCGGCAAGGACTATACGACGCTCATCATTACCGGGCCGAATACGGGCGGCAAGACCGTTACGCTCAAAACCCTCGGTCTGTTACAGGCCATGGCGCAATCCGGCCTGCAAATACCGGCACGTGCGCCGTCTGTTGTAGGCATCTTTTCGTCCATTTATGCCGATATCGGCGACAAGCAGTCCATTGAGCAGAGCTTGTCTACGTTCTCGGCTTCGATGACCAATATTGTCCATATTTTAGCCTCCGCAGATCGTGATGCCCTCTTGCTGTTTGACGAGCTGGGCTCGGGAACGGATCCCACCGAAGGCGCGGCCATGGCTATGGCGATTCTCAAGCAACTGCGCGATCAGGATATTCGTACCGTGGCGACCACGCATTATGCGGAATTAAAATTGTTTGCCATCCAGGAAGAAGGCGTACAAAATGCGTCTGTGGAATTTGATGTCGAGACGCTTTCTCCGACGTATCGTTTGGTGATCGGCTTGCCGGGAAGATCTAATGCCTTTGAGATTTCCAGGCGCCTCGGCCTGTCGGAGAACATCCTTCGGGAAGCGGAGAGTTATTTGGATCATGGCACCATTCGCTTCGAGAATGTGTTGGCGGACATTGAAAAAAGTCGACAGGCCTCGGAAGAAGAGCGCCTGCAGATTCGCCGAGAACGGGAAGCCTATCAGCAAAAATTGCTTCATATGAAACAGGAGCTGGAACAGGCGCAGCAGACGTACGAGAGACAAATGCAAAATGCGGAACAAAAAGCGCACGATATCATAAACGAGGCGCGGGAAACGGCACAGAATATGCTCCGCGATGCCAAAGATGCGCTAAAAGGAGAGCGCCCGGCGCTGGATCGTGCGTATAATAAAGTACAGGAATCGGCCAAGGCATTTGAGAAGAAACATCAAAAGGTTAAAGCGGATGCCTATCGTCCGGGTCCTCAGAACCTGCAGATGGGCGAGAGCGTGAAGATTCTTTCGCTTAACCAAACCGGCATTCTGGTCGAGGGGCCGGATCGCAATGGCGATGTAAAAGTGCAGATGGGCATTCTTACTGTCAGCTCCAATGTACGAGATCTTGCGCGCGTATCGGAACCCGACCGGATTGTGGCGCCTAAAGCCCCGTCCTCTTTTGTCTCCGTCAATACGGCGAAGGATTCGTTACCGTATTTGGACCTGCGTGGCGAGCGGTTTGATGATGCCATGCATGCGGTGGATAAGTATTTAGATGATTGTGTGCTGGCGGGGTACAATAAAGTACGGATCATCCATGGAAAGGGAACCGGTGCCCTTCGCAAGGGCATTCAGGAACGATTAAAACGCGACCGTCGGGTCGTATCCTTCGCCTTTGCGGATGTCCGGGAAGGCGGTACGGGAGCCACGGATGTGGTATTGAAATAG
- a CDS encoding lipopolysaccharide assembly protein LapB, with protein MSHHDCQCRHDHPDHAEQDHNGHENCCCHDHDTEHHHDSQGACCDSHNTEETTDIEAYFRAKNTRVAFIELKEQASSAPSSLLGVPIPIRLRDFLEGVEEAFDQEIPMRAILSGMVWMLAIDPEFRYVSVYRQFLQEALKDPVGYALHLGMGHVKQAYALKDEIDQDAHFHENAPHPDERDQKVNEEWEAALLSFRGAYLLNPDEPVAAVQYARLLWQSAPQSAFLVEANHLLEEVLRKEEDDVAANTALGELQEHMGRYLKATAYYSHALAHCEHETMKEELRQSITRIAPDAAMENAIYYLRRADYDRAREALMKAKAESKRYDADYYLGVVYQNTGNFAAAEQAFRTALDEGGNLEDIYNGLVYALNAQNKVEEAIAAASEGLEAHPDALRLLFNRAVLYVDQGERKKAQEDIDEILSYDDLSDELFNEVMRLREQLSAQ; from the coding sequence ATGAGCCATCACGATTGCCAATGTAGACACGATCATCCGGACCATGCGGAACAGGACCATAACGGCCATGAAAATTGCTGTTGTCATGACCATGACACGGAACATCATCACGACTCGCAGGGAGCATGCTGCGATTCGCACAATACCGAAGAAACAACGGACATTGAGGCCTATTTTCGAGCGAAAAACACAAGAGTTGCCTTTATTGAATTAAAAGAACAGGCGTCCTCTGCTCCTTCATCGCTTCTGGGCGTGCCGATTCCCATTCGTCTGCGCGATTTTCTGGAAGGCGTAGAAGAAGCATTCGATCAGGAAATTCCCATGCGAGCGATTTTAAGCGGGATGGTGTGGATGCTCGCCATTGATCCCGAATTTCGCTATGTTTCCGTGTACCGCCAATTTTTGCAGGAAGCGCTCAAGGATCCCGTTGGGTATGCGCTCCATTTAGGAATGGGACACGTTAAACAGGCCTATGCCCTGAAGGACGAAATCGATCAGGATGCGCATTTCCACGAAAACGCACCGCACCCGGATGAGCGGGATCAAAAAGTGAACGAAGAATGGGAAGCAGCTCTTTTGTCTTTTCGTGGGGCGTATCTGCTCAATCCCGACGAACCGGTTGCCGCCGTGCAATATGCTCGACTGCTTTGGCAAAGTGCCCCGCAGTCCGCCTTTCTTGTCGAAGCCAATCATCTGCTCGAAGAGGTGCTTCGTAAAGAGGAAGACGATGTTGCTGCCAATACGGCCTTGGGCGAGTTACAGGAACATATGGGCCGCTATTTGAAAGCAACTGCCTACTATTCGCATGCGCTGGCGCACTGTGAGCACGAAACCATGAAAGAAGAATTGCGACAGAGCATCACGCGCATTGCACCCGATGCGGCGATGGAGAATGCCATCTACTATTTGCGCCGCGCCGATTACGATCGCGCCCGCGAAGCCCTGATGAAGGCGAAGGCCGAGAGCAAGCGATACGACGCAGATTACTATCTCGGCGTGGTGTATCAGAATACAGGCAATTTTGCAGCAGCCGAACAAGCCTTTCGTACGGCACTGGACGAAGGCGGGAATTTAGAAGATATCTATAACGGTCTGGTGTATGCGCTCAATGCACAAAATAAAGTGGAGGAAGCCATCGCTGCTGCGTCGGAAGGCTTAGAAGCCCATCCGGATGCGCTTCGCCTGCTGTTCAACCGTGCGGTGCTCTACGTAGATCAAGGAGAAAGGAAAAAAGCACAGGAAGATATCGATGAGATCCTTTCCTATGATGACCTTTCGGACGAATTATTCAATGAAGTGATGCGCCTGCGCGAACAGCTTTCCGCTCAGTAG
- the murC gene encoding UDP-N-acetylmuramate--L-alanine ligase — translation MFQFTLQPTKIKKVHFIGIGGVSMSGIAELLHDKGFTVTGSDIRENKYVRHLESVGIPVMIGQKAENITNQEFFVYTDAILPTNPELQAAIATRKPCVTRGQFLGALMQNFPSSIAVSGSHGKSTTTSMISDILIRTDESPTILLGGTLDDIGGNVLSGDGPFFLAEACEYKGNIRYYYPQIAIVLNLDEDHLDYYKDMDDIVNAFEGYMENIRPDGVAIINADDPHSITLPSHVHGRAITYGINTTDADYYVTDVTFDPVGHPAFTLRFPDGTSEHYQLGIIGRFNIYNAVASIIACDVTHVDRRIIKQGIEEYRPLHRRMEYVGDFRGARVLTDYGHHPVEIRATLHALAEHKTKKLWCVFQPYTISRTKTLMDDFAKAFGDADESVITAIQVAREVDTGEVTGEDLVERIYAHGDKAVFQETFSDVCEYLKDRVSKDDIILTTGCGNVDELAEMLVRY, via the coding sequence ATGTTTCAATTTACTTTGCAGCCAACAAAAATAAAAAAAGTCCATTTTATCGGCATCGGTGGTGTCAGCATGTCCGGCATTGCGGAGCTTCTGCATGACAAAGGGTTCACCGTCACCGGATCAGATATTCGCGAAAACAAGTATGTCCGCCATCTGGAATCGGTGGGCATCCCTGTTATGATCGGACAAAAAGCCGAAAATATCACCAATCAAGAATTTTTTGTCTACACGGACGCCATCCTTCCCACCAATCCGGAGCTGCAGGCCGCGATTGCGACGCGCAAGCCCTGTGTGACGCGTGGACAGTTTTTAGGCGCTTTAATGCAAAATTTTCCTTCTTCCATCGCCGTTTCCGGTTCCCATGGCAAATCTACCACCACGTCCATGATTTCGGACATCCTTATTCGCACCGATGAATCGCCCACCATTTTGTTGGGCGGAACATTGGATGATATCGGCGGAAATGTTCTTTCCGGGGATGGCCCGTTCTTCCTGGCCGAGGCCTGTGAATATAAGGGCAACATTCGCTATTACTATCCGCAAATCGCTATTGTTCTAAATTTGGATGAAGATCATCTGGATTATTACAAGGATATGGATGATATCGTCAATGCCTTTGAAGGCTATATGGAAAATATTCGCCCCGATGGCGTAGCCATCATCAACGCGGACGATCCCCATTCCATCACGCTTCCTTCTCATGTTCATGGAAGAGCGATTACTTATGGCATCAATACAACCGATGCGGATTATTATGTGACGGATGTCACCTTTGATCCCGTCGGACATCCGGCATTTACGCTGCGTTTTCCGGATGGCACAAGCGAGCACTATCAGCTGGGCATTATCGGGCGCTTCAACATTTATAACGCGGTCGCTTCCATCATCGCCTGCGACGTGACGCACGTGGATCGACGCATTATCAAGCAAGGAATAGAAGAATACCGTCCGCTGCATCGCCGCATGGAATACGTGGGAGATTTTCGCGGCGCACGGGTGCTCACCGATTACGGCCATCATCCCGTCGAAATTCGCGCGACACTGCACGCGTTGGCAGAGCATAAAACGAAGAAGCTGTGGTGCGTTTTCCAGCCCTACACCATTTCGCGCACTAAGACGCTTATGGATGATTTTGCAAAAGCCTTCGGGGATGCGGATGAATCCGTCATTACTGCCATTCAGGTTGCACGCGAGGTAGATACCGGTGAAGTCACCGGGGAAGATCTTGTGGAGCGCATTTATGCCCATGGCGATAAGGCTGTTTTTCAAGAGACCTTTTCCGATGTATGCGAATATCTAAAGGATCGCGTATCGAAAGACGATATTATCCTGACCACCGGTTGCGGAAACGTCGACGAATTGGCGGAAATGCTGGTTCGCTACTGA
- a CDS encoding DapH/DapD/GlmU-related protein yields MPSILILSSPFLNAHRAQEEETRILGHPIRELVMQAAAGPSWTILQDGLDACQGDLLVLHEAAAGLDETMLYRFYSDEQRVLTDYDGHPAAVTVSEEERKLLQDAFANDFDTFFEEWMDVAKPDEADPVVDELFLDIPVVNSFLTLQLAEKHLAQKICYAWMEKGVRIDEPTLTRISPEAEISKGTWIRGTVRIMGKTVIGEHCLITEGSEIIDSTIGDEVTIRSSVIEESVMKKGSNIGPFSHLRPHAVIGEHVHIGNFVEVKKATLGEGTKAGHLAYIGDAEVGKDVNISCGVIFCNYDGKNKHKAIVGDHVFIGSNANLVAPVELEDESFIAAGSTITKPVDKGALAVERAEQRSIPGYVARRKEKGLL; encoded by the coding sequence ATGCCTTCTATTTTGATTTTATCTTCACCCTTTTTGAATGCGCATCGCGCGCAGGAAGAGGAAACGCGAATACTGGGTCATCCGATTCGCGAATTGGTTATGCAAGCTGCAGCAGGTCCGTCCTGGACGATTCTTCAGGACGGACTTGACGCGTGTCAGGGCGATCTCCTCGTCCTCCACGAAGCGGCAGCGGGACTGGATGAGACGATGCTGTATCGGTTCTACAGTGATGAACAGCGCGTGTTGACGGATTATGACGGACATCCGGCGGCGGTTACGGTGAGCGAGGAGGAACGCAAACTGCTGCAAGATGCCTTCGCTAACGACTTTGACACCTTTTTTGAGGAATGGATGGATGTTGCGAAGCCGGACGAGGCGGATCCCGTGGTGGATGAACTTTTCCTCGACATTCCGGTTGTGAATTCCTTTTTGACATTGCAGTTGGCCGAAAAGCATCTGGCGCAAAAGATTTGTTATGCCTGGATGGAAAAAGGCGTGCGCATTGATGAGCCAACCCTTACACGCATTTCCCCTGAGGCAGAGATCAGTAAGGGCACATGGATTCGCGGTACGGTTCGTATTATGGGCAAAACCGTTATCGGGGAGCATTGCCTCATCACGGAAGGATCGGAAATCATCGATTCCACAATTGGCGACGAAGTGACGATTCGTTCTTCCGTCATTGAGGAATCGGTTATGAAAAAAGGTTCCAATATCGGTCCGTTCTCGCATCTGCGCCCCCATGCGGTCATCGGGGAGCACGTGCACATCGGTAATTTCGTGGAGGTCAAGAAGGCTACCCTCGGTGAAGGCACGAAGGCGGGACATCTTGCCTATATCGGTGACGCCGAAGTCGGAAAAGACGTCAACATTTCCTGCGGAGTTATTTTCTGCAATTATGACGGAAAAAACAAACATAAAGCCATCGTCGGCGACCACGTTTTTATCGGCTCCAACGCGAATTTGGTTGCGCCGGTGGAATTGGAAGACGAAAGCTTTATCGCTGCCGGATCGACCATTACAAAGCCCGTGGACAAAGGCGCTTTGGCGGTGGAGAGGGCGGAACAGCGCAGTATTCCGGGCTATGTGGCCCGACGGAAAGAGAAAGGGCTGTTGTAA
- a CDS encoding ribose-phosphate pyrophosphokinase yields the protein MERVGMKVFSGNANLPLAQAICRELDVPLGDMKVGHFADGEISVIINETVRGYDVFLIQPTSGPVNDHLMEALICTDAFKRASVSHINLVIPYYGYARQDRKTSGREPITAKLVADLLETAGVDRVITVDLHAGQIQGYFDVPVDHFQGGRLLADYFRPLIKDAPEEWMVVSPDLGGATRARAFSHLLGLPIAIIEKHRPEANVSEVVDIIGDVEGKNCIIIDDIIDTAGTITNAADYLTKRGAKDVYITASHALLSGNAAEKIMRSTVKKCVVTDTVKLDEEKMNEKIEIVSMAPLLAEAIRRIYSFKSVSGLFTR from the coding sequence ATGGAACGTGTGGGAATGAAGGTGTTTTCGGGAAATGCCAATCTGCCGTTGGCGCAGGCAATCTGTCGTGAATTGGACGTGCCGCTTGGCGACATGAAGGTCGGACATTTCGCGGATGGCGAGATTAGCGTCATAATTAATGAGACGGTTCGCGGGTACGATGTTTTTCTCATTCAACCTACTTCCGGTCCGGTCAATGATCATCTGATGGAAGCTCTTATCTGCACCGATGCTTTTAAACGCGCCTCCGTGAGCCATATCAATCTTGTGATTCCCTATTACGGCTATGCCCGCCAAGATCGTAAAACGAGTGGACGCGAACCGATTACGGCCAAGCTCGTTGCCGATCTGCTCGAAACCGCCGGCGTGGATCGCGTGATTACGGTCGATCTGCATGCCGGTCAAATTCAGGGCTATTTTGATGTTCCTGTCGATCATTTCCAGGGAGGACGTCTTTTAGCGGATTATTTCCGTCCGTTGATCAAGGATGCTCCGGAGGAGTGGATGGTAGTCTCCCCGGATCTGGGCGGAGCAACTCGCGCCCGTGCCTTCTCTCATCTTCTCGGCCTTCCCATTGCGATCATTGAAAAGCATCGCCCGGAAGCCAATGTCTCCGAAGTGGTGGACATTATAGGCGATGTAGAAGGCAAAAACTGCATCATCATTGACGATATCATTGATACCGCCGGTACCATTACGAACGCAGCCGACTATCTCACGAAACGCGGAGCGAAAGATGTCTACATCACCGCTTCCCATGCGCTTCTCTCCGGAAATGCCGCAGAAAAAATTATGCGCTCCACGGTCAAAAAATGCGTGGTTACCGATACGGTAAAGCTGGATGAAGAGAAAATGAATGAGAAGATTGAAATTGTTTCGATGGCGCCCTTGCTGGCAGAAGCCATTCGTCGCATTTACTCGTTCAAATCTGTCAGCGGGTTATTCACCCGATGA
- the pth gene encoding aminoacyl-tRNA hydrolase codes for MSTKIIVGLGNPGARYDGTRHNIGFTVLDRLAQKLGIAVDRNKWDALIGEGRHAGEKLVLVKPQTFMNLSGKAVKQVMDFYHVQPQDVLVIVDDIDIHLGTVRIREKGSAGTHNGLRSIVSEIGSDAFARVKVATGHRPASWDLADFVLARFTEDERKTIDEEVETATQAVLDILNQGVSTAMNTWNGWIAPSIQQQSEEEKKQQAKQDREREEQDAFRKSAKRCGD; via the coding sequence ATGAGCACGAAAATTATTGTTGGCCTGGGAAATCCGGGCGCGCGTTATGACGGAACGCGCCATAATATAGGCTTTACAGTGTTGGATCGCTTGGCGCAAAAATTGGGCATTGCCGTGGATCGTAACAAATGGGATGCATTGATCGGTGAAGGCCGCCACGCAGGTGAAAAGCTGGTGTTGGTGAAACCACAGACGTTTATGAATCTGTCCGGAAAAGCCGTCAAACAGGTGATGGATTTCTATCATGTACAACCGCAGGATGTTCTGGTTATCGTAGATGACATCGATATTCATCTGGGAACGGTTCGCATTCGGGAAAAGGGCTCGGCCGGCACACACAACGGACTGCGCTCCATCGTTTCGGAGATTGGCAGCGATGCCTTTGCGCGTGTTAAGGTTGCGACGGGACATCGCCCCGCCTCGTGGGATCTTGCAGATTTTGTTCTTGCCCGCTTCACCGAGGACGAGCGCAAAACGATTGATGAGGAAGTGGAGACGGCAACGCAGGCTGTACTCGACATTTTGAACCAGGGTGTTTCCACCGCGATGAACACCTGGAACGGGTGGATCGCCCCTTCCATTCAACAGCAAAGCGAGGAAGAGAAAAAGCAGCAGGCAAAGCAGGATCGGGAGCGCGAGGAACAGGATGCGTTCCGTAAAAGCGCGAAGCGTTGCGGAGATTGA